The Streptococcus sp. DTU_2020_1001019_1_SI_AUS_MUR_006 sequence TTAAAATGATGTTGTTTCATGATAAACTCCAATTTCGTATCTATTCCTTTTCCCAGTATATCAAAAATAGTAAACGCCTACAAAGGATTTGAATAATAAAATTGCCATATCTAACTTCTTTATCCAATTTTGAAAGAAAAGCAACCGTATTCTTTGTAAACATTCACAGTAAGAACGTAATTTCCTCCAGAAGTTCTTCTATTATCTGCCACTTAATAAAAATTTAGTGAATGAAAGTAGGAGGCCGATGAAGCTTAAAGAGCCTAAATTTCTAGATTATATAATATATTGAATCTAGAACAGTACACTACAACTGCTAAAAATATTTCTAGAAATTAGTTTGACTTTCCTAATCTCTCTGTTCATATCTTATTTTAATCCACTATATAAACATTTTCTCAATTTTAGATTTATAGTAGATCAAATACAAAACGGCACACTGTGAATTCTAAAAAATGCTAGAAATTGACTTAACTACTCTGGTAAATTTGTTCAGATTCTATTTCATTTCACTATACAAAGCAAAAACCACAAGTAAACTCAGTTTTACTGACTTCACTTGTGGTGGTTGTTTTTATCAAAATATTTACCGAATCCTAGTAGAACCCCAAAGCCACTTACCTATCTCTTTTTCACCGACATTAGGGAGATATCTCGCAAACTAAAATACGTAAGGACCAGCATGGCTACTGTAATAAAGAATTCTGTTGGTAGCTGAAAGATTTGCAGGATGGACAACATGAGCAAAATCACGAGGGAAACGAGACCAAAAACAAGAATTACAATATTAACCGTTCCCTTGATACTTTGAGGTGTCGCAAATATATAGAGTAAGAGTAATAAAATCCCTATGATTAAATAGACCATTTTCTGCTCTTTCTAGCTCTTATTCAGCTGATTTTTTCTTTTTGTTTGCTTTCTCACGCTCTGCCTTGTTAAGGATTTGTTTACGCAAACGAATAGATTCAGGTGTTACTTCCATGTATTCATCATCATTCAAGAACTCAAGTGATTCTTCAAGAGTCAAGATACGAGGAGTCTTGATAACCGCTGTTTGGTCCTTAGTTGCTGAACGAACGTTGGTCATTTGTTTCGCTTTCGTAATATTAACAGTCAAGTCATTTTCACGAGAGTTTTCACCGATGATCATTCCTTCGTAAACCTCAGTACCTGGGTTGACAAAGATAGTACCGCGTTCTTCGATAGACATG is a genomic window containing:
- a CDS encoding DUF3165 family protein, whose product is MVYLIIGILLLLLYIFATPQSIKGTVNIVILVFGLVSLVILLMLSILQIFQLPTEFFITVAMLVLTYFSLRDISLMSVKKR